Proteins co-encoded in one Dama dama isolate Ldn47 chromosome 2, ASM3311817v1, whole genome shotgun sequence genomic window:
- the CDK2AP2 gene encoding cyclin-dependent kinase 2-associated protein 2, which translates to MSYKPIAPAPSSTPGSSTPGPGTPVPTAGSVPSPSGSVPGAAAPFRPLFNDFGPPSMGYVQAMKPPGAQGSQSTYTDLLSVIEEMGKEIRPTYAGSKSAMERLKRGIIHARALVRECLAETERNART; encoded by the exons ATGTCCTACAAGCCCatcgcccccgcccccagcagcacCCCCGGCTCCAGCACGCCTGGGCCCGGCACCCCGGTCCCAACAG CTGGAAGTGTCCCATCACCATCGGGCTCTGTGCCGGGAGCCGCTGCCCCTTTCAGACCACTGTTTAATGACTTTGGACCTCCCTCCATGGGCTATGTGCAG GCAATGAAACCACCTGGCGCCCAGGGCTCCCAGAGCACTTACACCGACCTTCTGTCCGTCATAGAAGAGATGGGCAAAGAGATCCGGCCCACCTATGCTGGCAGCAAGAGCGCCATGGAGCGCCTGAAGAGAG GCATCATCCATGCCCGGGCCCTCGTCAGAGAGTGCCTGGCAGAGACAGAGCGGAACGCCCGCACGTAA